In Pogoniulus pusillus isolate bPogPus1 chromosome 41, bPogPus1.pri, whole genome shotgun sequence, a genomic segment contains:
- the TJP3 gene encoding tight junction protein ZO-3 isoform X1 has product MAPGWWLVAGEFRRSWSPCNSPLQNSDHLLRRRYRPRPEAAVSIASRGVELISVTARKRPLGKRNGVRPAPRQRLVHKGLRKAPWSDTTATSPGAQLLPGRIRGSVGLRKGPGAAKRSRSQSAPQAAGQGLPLLCWLVVTMEEMVIWEQHTVTLSKDPQRGFGFAVSGGRDRPNKATGDTAVTVSDVVPGGPAVGHLQRRDYIVMVNGLSMENVSSSFAIQTLKTCGKVANITVKRAKKVHFPARRSSPGSPAAARRSHLDEDFGLEGADPALHRSRDGLDHNQGYDGDSSSERSSDRHRDDLRYRKPASRNRKRSQDSSQRGQSPGSGTERRGYSRRRSANDFGGECDTQGLALVSGFKRLPRRDVPMKPITSVLVKQKQNEEYGLKLGSQLFIKHIVENGLAAKDSSLQEGDLILKINGVASEDMSLADTQQLIEKTEGVLTLLVLRDQRQFLVSIPEVEESQSQSNSSQLDDISDIDSELSHLPPPATSPWPPAAAGVNSPPERRKSSRDPAADATMDDAGGPDLLEAVEGDGSHSPHVSPAAQAAHEDGYSTDCRVVHFVKAKSVGLRLAGGNDVGIFVSGVQEGSPAASQGLQEGDQILQVNTTSFQNLTREEAVQYLMNLPLGEDVTLWTQSKQDIYRKMISSNVGDSFYIRTHFDFEKDSPSGLSFMRGDVLHVLDTLYRGRLGSWLAVRVGRDLQEQDKGIIPNQSRAEQIASLESVLKATSGANPSGLRAEFWKLRGLRGARKVLRKSREDLSSLTKQGHYPPYERVVLKEANFKRPVVILGPIADIAMQKLSMELPELFEIAPSVPRDGASSKVIKLDSVRQIAEKDKHALLDITPSAVERLNYMQYYPVVVFCEPESRQGIKAMRQWLAPDSRKSSRRLYAQASKMKKHCSHLFTATLSLSGSGNAWYEAIKDIIRAQQSQPVWMTAEQADVAMEDSLDLLNPPNPPSMVASGYLTCDSRANSDYEDTDGEVEDGYDQPGLARSSEPVQLSPGHGLREQVTEQQQQHQQGQRCDSIREYEHAAVRKRFTQARDDSDEDEGYEWGPATDV; this is encoded by the exons GTGGGACTGAGGAAAGGGCCAGGAGCTGCAAAGAGGAGCCGGAGCCAGTCTGCGCCCCAGGccgctgggcaggggctgcccctCTTGTGCTGGCTAGTGGTCACCATGGAGGAGATGGTGATCTGGGAGCAGCACACCGTGACCCTCAGCAAG GACCCTCAGAGGGGCTTTGGCTTCGCTGTCTCGGGAGGCCGGGACCGTCCCAACAAGGCGACAGGGGACACAGCAGTGACTGTGtcagatgtggtgcctgggggaCCAGCAGTGGGACACCTCCA GAGGAGGGATTACATCGTGATGGTGAACGGCCTCTCTATGGAGAATGTCTCGTCCTCCTTTGCTATCCAGACCCTTAAAACCTGTGGCAAGGTCGCCAACATC ACAGTGAAAAGAGCAAAGAAAGTTCACTTCCCTGCGcgcaggagcagccctgggtctcctgctgcagcccggcGCAGCCACTTGGACGAGGACTTCGGGTTAGAGGGCGcagacccagccctgcaccGCTCCCGGGACGGCCTGGACCACAACCAGGGCTATGACGGGGACTCCTCCAGCGAGAGGAGCTCTGACCGCCACCGGGATGACCTCCGCTACCGCAAGCCAGCGTCCCGCAACCGGAAACGAAGCCAGGACAGCAGCCAGCGAGGGCAGAGCCCCGGCAGCGGCACCGAACGAAGGGGCTACAGCCGGCGCCGCTCTGCCAATGACTTTGGTGGCGAATGTGACACCCAGGGGCTGGCCTTGGTGTCAGGCTTCAAGCGCCTGCCGCGCCGGGACGTGCCCATGAAGCCCATTACATCAGTCCTggtgaagcagaagcagaatgaaG AGTACGGCCTGAAGCTGGGAAGCCAGCTTTTCATCAAGCACATAGTGGAGAACGGGCTGGCAGCAAAggacagctccctgcaggaagGAGACCTCATCCTGAAG atcAACGGGGTGGCCAGTGAGGACATGTCCCTGGCTGACACCCAGCAGCTCATTGAGAAGACAGAAGGGGTCCTGACCCTGCTCGTCCTCCGGGACCAGCGGCAGTTCCTGGTCAGCATCCCTGAGGTAGAGgagagccagagccagagcaaCAGCTCCCAGCTGGATG ATATCTCTGACATCGACTCTGAACTGTCACATCTGCCACCCCCTGCGACCTCTCCatggcctccagctgctgccggAGTGAACTCCCCACC agagaggagaaaatccAGCAGGGATCCTGCAGCTGATGCAACCATGGATGATGCTGGGGGCCCTG ACCTCCTGGAAGCTGTGGAGGGGGATGGTTCCCACAGCCCCCAtgtcagccctgctgcccaagCTGCCCACGAAGATGG GTACAGCACAGACTgcagggttgtgcactttgTGAAGGCCAAGAGTGTGGGGCTGCGGCTGGCAGGTGGCAACGATGTGGGCATCTTTGTGTCGGGTGTGCAGGAgggcagcccagctgccagccagggccTCCAGGAAGGGGACCAGATCCTGCAG GTGAACACCACCAGCTTCCAGAACCTGACCcgagaggaggctgtgcagtACCTCATGAACCTGCCGCTGGGTGAGGATGTCACACTGTGGACCCAGAGCAAGCAGGACA TTTACAGGAAGATGATCTCATCCAACGTGGGGGATTCGTTCTACATCCGGACACACTTCGACTTCGAGAAGGATTCACCCTCTGGGCTCAGCTTCATGCGCGGTGACGTCCTCCACGTGCTGGACACCTTGTACCGTGGCAGACTGGGCAGCTGGCTGGCAGTGCGTGTGGGCAGGGACCTACAGGAGCAGGACAAGGGCATCatccccaaccagagcag GGCCGAGCAGATTGCCAGCCTGGAGTCAGTGCTgaaagccacatctggagccaACCCCTCTGGGCTCCGAGCTGAGTTCTGGAAGCTGCGAGGCCTGCGCGGAGCCAGGAAGGTGCTGCGGAAGAGCCGGGAGgacctgtccagcctcacaaaGCAGGGCCACTACCCACCCTATGAGAGGGTGGTCCTGAAGGAAG CCAACTTCAAGCGGCCAGTGGTGATCCTGGGTCCCATCGCAGACATTGCCATGCAGAAACTGAGCATGGAGCTGCCTGAGCTGTTTGAGATTGCCC CGAGTGTGCCCCGTGATGGGGCTtcctccaaggtcatcaagCTGGACTCCGTGCGGCAGATCGCAGAGAAG gaCAAGCATGCCCTCTTGGACATTACGCCCTCAGCTGTGGAGCGTCTCAACTACATGCAGTACTACCCGGTGGTGGTGTTCTGCGAGCCCGAGAGCCGGCAGGGCATCAAGGCCATGCGCCAGTGGCTGGCACCCGACTCCAGGAAGAGCTCGCGGCGCCTTTATGCCCAGGCCAGCAAGATGAAGAAGCACTGCAGCCACCTCTTCACTGCCACCCTCAGCCTCAGCGGCAGCGGCAATGCCTGGTATGAGGCGATCAAGGACATCATCAGGGCGCAGCAGAGCCAACCAGTCTGGATGACAGCAGAGCAG gcagACGTGGCCATGGAGGACAGTCTGGACCTGCTGAACCCGCCGAACCCGCCAAGCATGGTGGCCTCGGGCTACCTGACCTGTGACAGCCGTGCCAACAGTGACTATGAGGACACAGACGGTGAGGTGGAAGATGGCTATgaccagcctgggctggctcgcTCCTCCGAGCCTGTGCAGCTGTCCCCAGGCCACGGCCTGAGAGAGCAG GtgactgagcagcagcagcagcaccagcagggccAGCGCTGTGACAGCATCAG GGAGTATGAGCATGCTGCAGTGAGGAAGAGGTTCACACAGGCCAGGGATGACTCCGATGAGGATGAAGGCTATGAGTGGGGCCCAGCTACAGATGTGTAG
- the TJP3 gene encoding tight junction protein ZO-3 isoform X7 — protein sequence MEEMVIWEQHTVTLSKDPQRGFGFAVSGGRDRPNKATGDTAVTVSDVVPGGPAVGHLQRRDYIVMVNGLSMENVSSSFAIQTLKTCGKVANITVKRAKKVHFPARRSSPGSPAAARRSHLDEDFGLEGADPALHRSRDGLDHNQGYDGDSSSERSSDRHRDDLRYRKPASRNRKRSQDSSQRGQSPGSGTERRGYSRRRSANDFGGECDTQGLALVSGFKRLPRRDVPMKPITSVLVKQKQNEEYGLKLGSQLFIKHIVENGLAAKDSSLQEGDLILKINGVASEDMSLADTQQLIEKTEGVLTLLVLRDQRQFLVSIPEVEESQSQSNSSQLDDISDIDSELSHLPPPATSPWPPAAAGVNSPPERRKSSRDPAADATMDDAGGPDLLEAVEGDGSHSPHVSPAAQAAHEDGYSTDCRVVHFVKAKSVGLRLAGGNDVGIFVSGVQEGSPAASQGLQEGDQILQVNTTSFQNLTREEAVQYLMNLPLGEDVTLWTQSKQDIYRKMISSNVGDSFYIRTHFDFEKDSPSGLSFMRGDVLHVLDTLYRGRLGSWLAVRVGRDLQEQDKGIIPNQSRAEQIASLESVLKATSGANPSGLRAEFWKLRGLRGARKVLRKSREDLSSLTKQGHYPPYERVVLKEANFKRPVVILGPIADIAMQKLSMELPELFEIAPSVPRDGASSKVIKLDSVRQIAEKDKHALLDITPSAVERLNYMQYYPVVVFCEPESRQGIKAMRQWLAPDSRKSSRRLYAQASKMKKHCSHLFTATLSLSGSGNAWYEAIKDIIRAQQSQPVWMTAEQADVAMEDSLDLLNPPNPPSMVASGYLTCDSRANSDYEDTDGEVEDGYDQPGLARSSEPVQLSPGHGLREQVTEQQQQHQQGQRCDSIREYEHAAVRKRFTQARDDSDEDEGYEWGPATDV from the exons ATGGAGGAGATGGTGATCTGGGAGCAGCACACCGTGACCCTCAGCAAG GACCCTCAGAGGGGCTTTGGCTTCGCTGTCTCGGGAGGCCGGGACCGTCCCAACAAGGCGACAGGGGACACAGCAGTGACTGTGtcagatgtggtgcctgggggaCCAGCAGTGGGACACCTCCA GAGGAGGGATTACATCGTGATGGTGAACGGCCTCTCTATGGAGAATGTCTCGTCCTCCTTTGCTATCCAGACCCTTAAAACCTGTGGCAAGGTCGCCAACATC ACAGTGAAAAGAGCAAAGAAAGTTCACTTCCCTGCGcgcaggagcagccctgggtctcctgctgcagcccggcGCAGCCACTTGGACGAGGACTTCGGGTTAGAGGGCGcagacccagccctgcaccGCTCCCGGGACGGCCTGGACCACAACCAGGGCTATGACGGGGACTCCTCCAGCGAGAGGAGCTCTGACCGCCACCGGGATGACCTCCGCTACCGCAAGCCAGCGTCCCGCAACCGGAAACGAAGCCAGGACAGCAGCCAGCGAGGGCAGAGCCCCGGCAGCGGCACCGAACGAAGGGGCTACAGCCGGCGCCGCTCTGCCAATGACTTTGGTGGCGAATGTGACACCCAGGGGCTGGCCTTGGTGTCAGGCTTCAAGCGCCTGCCGCGCCGGGACGTGCCCATGAAGCCCATTACATCAGTCCTggtgaagcagaagcagaatgaaG AGTACGGCCTGAAGCTGGGAAGCCAGCTTTTCATCAAGCACATAGTGGAGAACGGGCTGGCAGCAAAggacagctccctgcaggaagGAGACCTCATCCTGAAG atcAACGGGGTGGCCAGTGAGGACATGTCCCTGGCTGACACCCAGCAGCTCATTGAGAAGACAGAAGGGGTCCTGACCCTGCTCGTCCTCCGGGACCAGCGGCAGTTCCTGGTCAGCATCCCTGAGGTAGAGgagagccagagccagagcaaCAGCTCCCAGCTGGATG ATATCTCTGACATCGACTCTGAACTGTCACATCTGCCACCCCCTGCGACCTCTCCatggcctccagctgctgccggAGTGAACTCCCCACC agagaggagaaaatccAGCAGGGATCCTGCAGCTGATGCAACCATGGATGATGCTGGGGGCCCTG ACCTCCTGGAAGCTGTGGAGGGGGATGGTTCCCACAGCCCCCAtgtcagccctgctgcccaagCTGCCCACGAAGATGG GTACAGCACAGACTgcagggttgtgcactttgTGAAGGCCAAGAGTGTGGGGCTGCGGCTGGCAGGTGGCAACGATGTGGGCATCTTTGTGTCGGGTGTGCAGGAgggcagcccagctgccagccagggccTCCAGGAAGGGGACCAGATCCTGCAG GTGAACACCACCAGCTTCCAGAACCTGACCcgagaggaggctgtgcagtACCTCATGAACCTGCCGCTGGGTGAGGATGTCACACTGTGGACCCAGAGCAAGCAGGACA TTTACAGGAAGATGATCTCATCCAACGTGGGGGATTCGTTCTACATCCGGACACACTTCGACTTCGAGAAGGATTCACCCTCTGGGCTCAGCTTCATGCGCGGTGACGTCCTCCACGTGCTGGACACCTTGTACCGTGGCAGACTGGGCAGCTGGCTGGCAGTGCGTGTGGGCAGGGACCTACAGGAGCAGGACAAGGGCATCatccccaaccagagcag GGCCGAGCAGATTGCCAGCCTGGAGTCAGTGCTgaaagccacatctggagccaACCCCTCTGGGCTCCGAGCTGAGTTCTGGAAGCTGCGAGGCCTGCGCGGAGCCAGGAAGGTGCTGCGGAAGAGCCGGGAGgacctgtccagcctcacaaaGCAGGGCCACTACCCACCCTATGAGAGGGTGGTCCTGAAGGAAG CCAACTTCAAGCGGCCAGTGGTGATCCTGGGTCCCATCGCAGACATTGCCATGCAGAAACTGAGCATGGAGCTGCCTGAGCTGTTTGAGATTGCCC CGAGTGTGCCCCGTGATGGGGCTtcctccaaggtcatcaagCTGGACTCCGTGCGGCAGATCGCAGAGAAG gaCAAGCATGCCCTCTTGGACATTACGCCCTCAGCTGTGGAGCGTCTCAACTACATGCAGTACTACCCGGTGGTGGTGTTCTGCGAGCCCGAGAGCCGGCAGGGCATCAAGGCCATGCGCCAGTGGCTGGCACCCGACTCCAGGAAGAGCTCGCGGCGCCTTTATGCCCAGGCCAGCAAGATGAAGAAGCACTGCAGCCACCTCTTCACTGCCACCCTCAGCCTCAGCGGCAGCGGCAATGCCTGGTATGAGGCGATCAAGGACATCATCAGGGCGCAGCAGAGCCAACCAGTCTGGATGACAGCAGAGCAG gcagACGTGGCCATGGAGGACAGTCTGGACCTGCTGAACCCGCCGAACCCGCCAAGCATGGTGGCCTCGGGCTACCTGACCTGTGACAGCCGTGCCAACAGTGACTATGAGGACACAGACGGTGAGGTGGAAGATGGCTATgaccagcctgggctggctcgcTCCTCCGAGCCTGTGCAGCTGTCCCCAGGCCACGGCCTGAGAGAGCAG GtgactgagcagcagcagcagcaccagcagggccAGCGCTGTGACAGCATCAG GGAGTATGAGCATGCTGCAGTGAGGAAGAGGTTCACACAGGCCAGGGATGACTCCGATGAGGATGAAGGCTATGAGTGGGGCCCAGCTACAGATGTGTAG
- the APBA3 gene encoding amyloid-beta A4 precursor protein-binding family A member 3 isoform X1: MESSMDFQATAPSASDCGSDEAPEPPAMDTEEEPALRPGAPEPHVGGGQPEGPRFSILLTGCGSRQDLSVSEGQRMGPGPISGPASASDLKGSGGGEEQTERCRDSGREMEAQAVAPGPQGAAGWKASGRSTAQDAGPPRTPSAAELAGMELDEAPRAGTAPGSAKWAGGAEDEPSEMQGLLAQLQTLDSNLSDRAPASERLPPLSCTPAAGSPAGERARRGGQCQGQCGPCLLHVAMGQGLQTRPCCAQHSACARPCHGLLFAEADREDLLSLLRYEGGLPETSAETPLARSSVLAGTDLELLRAQEELAPVEKAVGLRGPENSAGGPSGGWGCGERLCEGHSTCESNGEGSSEPAWVALPPAAAPGAVTNRESCSSCVAFKEVPGPCDPEELLDGVIFGAKYLGSTQLLSERNPPTSVRMAQAQEAVDRIKAPEGESQPMTEVDLFVSTQRIKVLTADTQEALMDHSLQTISYIADIGSLVVLMARRKLPRRSEGVEEKRLYKLLCHVFHSADAQVIAQAIGQAFGVAYQHFLEANSIDPRELSPRQYSCALEDQEQYNAELTHFCQQENCKDVCIQKQKGEILGIAIVESGWGSILPTVVIANLMHRGPAERSGELSIGDRLVSVNGTSLVGLPLSTCQSIIRELKHQTEVVLNIVHCPPVTTAVIRRPDSKYQLGFCVENGVICSLMRGGIAERGGIRVGHRIIEINGQSVVATPHEKIIQILTQAVSEVHIKTMPASTYRLLTGQEQPLFL; the protein is encoded by the exons ATGGAGAGCAGCATGGATTTCCAGGCGACTGCGCCCTCCGCCTCGGACTGCGGCAGCGACGAGGCCCCGGAGCCGCCGGCGATGGACACGGAGGAGGAGCCGGCGCTGCGGCCCGGCGCCCCCGAGCCCCATGTGGGTGGTGGGCAGCCGGAGGGGCCCCGTTTCAGCATCCTGCTCACCGGCTGCGGCTCCAGGCAGGATCTGTCCGTCTCCGAGGGTCAGCGGATGGGCCCGGGGCCCATCTCGGGCCCCGCTTCAGCCTCTGACCTCAAAGGATCGGGAGGTGGAGAAGAACAAACTGAGCGTTGCCGGGACTcggggagagagatggaagcgCAGGCAGTGGCCCCGGGGCCGCAGGGCGCTGCGGGCTGGAAAGCCAGCGGCAGGAGCACGGCTCAGGATGCAGGACCCCCCCGCACGCCCAGCGCTGCTGAGCTGGCGGGCATGGAGCTGGACGAGGCTCCCCGGGCCGGCACTGCCCCCGGCAGCGCTAAGTGGGCAGGCGGCGCAGAGGACGAACCCTCGGAGATGCAGGGCCTGCTGGCGCAGCTCCAGACCCTCGACTCCAACCTCTCCGACCGCGCTCCCGCCTCGGAGCGGCTCCCTCCGCTCTCCTGCACTCCTGCCGCAGGCTCTCCGGCGGGCGAGCGGGCCCGGCGCggggggcagtgccagggccagtgcgggccctgcctgctgcatgtGGCCATGGGCCAGGGCCTGCAGACGCGGCCCTGCTGCGCGCAGCACTCGGCCTGTGCCCGCCCCTGCCACGGGCTGCTCTTTGCCGAGGCTGACCgggaggacctgctgagcctccTGCGCTATGAGGGAGGACTGCCTGAGACCAGTGCTGAGACGCCTTTGGCCCGTTCCAGTGTCCTGGCCGGGACCGATCTAGAGCTGCTGCGGGCTCAGGAGGAGCTGGCCCCCGTGGAGAAGGCTGTCGGGCTGCGTGGGCCAGAGAACTCAGCGGgaggaccttctggtggctggGGGTGCGGAGAGAGGCTCTGCGAGGGCCACTCCACCTGCGAGAGCAATGGGGAAGGTTCCTCGGAGCCAGCCTGGGtggccctgcctcctgcagcagccccaggcgcTGTGACT AACAGGGAATCCTGCTCTTCCTGCGTGGCCTTTAAAGAAG TTCCAGGCCCTTGCgacccagaggagctgctggatggTGTCATTTTTGGGGCAAAGTACCTGGGCTCCACGCAGCTGCTGTCAGAGAGGAACCCCCCGACCAGCGTCCGCATGGCACAGGCCCAGGAGGCGGTGGACAGGATCAAG GCACCGGAGGGAGAGTCGCAGCCCATGACGGAGGTGGATCTGTTTGTCTCCACGCAGAGAATCAAGGTGCTCACAGCTGACACACAG GAGGCCTTGATGGATCACTCCCTCCAGACCATCTCCTACATCGCCGACATCGGCTCTCTCGTGGTGCTTATGGCGCGGCGGAAGCTGCCTCGGCGCTcggagggggtggaggagaagcgACTCTACAAGCTGCTCTGCCATGTCTTCCACTCTGCTGAT GCCCAGGTTATTGCCCAGGCTATTGGGCAGGCATTTGGTGTGGCCTACCAGCACTTCCTGGAGGCCAACAGCATCGACCCTAGAGAGCTGAGCCCGCGCCAGTACAGCTGTGCCCTCGAAGACCAGGAGCAGTACAACGCAGAGCTGACCCACTTCTGCCAGCAGGAGAACTGCAAGGAT GTCTGCATTCAGAAGCAGAAAGGAGAGATCCTGGGTATTGCCATTGTGGAGTCGGGCTGGGGCTCCATCCTGCCCACCGTGGTCATTGCCAACCTAATGCACAGGGGCCCTGCGGAGAGGTCTGGCGAGCTGAGCATCGGAGACCGCCTTGTGTCCGTCAACGGGACCAGCCTGGTGgggctgcccctcagcacctgccAGAGCATCATCCGG GAGCTGAAGCACCAgacagaggtggtgctgaacaTTGTGCACTGTCCCCCTGTCACCACGGCTGTCATCCGGCGCCCTGACTCCAAGTACCAGCTGGGCTTCTGTGTGGAGAATGGCGTG ATCTGCAGCCTGATGCGTGGGGGCATCGCCGAGAGAGGTGGCATCCGTGTGGGGCACCGCATCATCGAGATCAACGGGCAGAGTGTGGTGGCCACGCCACACGagaagatcatccagatccTGACGCAGGCAGTCAGCGAG GTGCACATCAAGACCATGCCAGCCTCCACGTACCGCCTGCTGacggggcaggagcagcctctctTCCTCTGA
- the APBA3 gene encoding amyloid-beta A4 precursor protein-binding family A member 3 isoform X2 produces the protein MESSMDFQATAPSASDCGSDEAPEPPAMDTEEEPALRPGAPEPHVGGGQPEGPRFSILLTGCGSRQDLSVSEGQRMGPGPISGPASASDLKGSGGGEEQTERCRDSGREMEAQAVAPGPQGAAGWKASGRSTAQDAGPPRTPSAAELAGMELDEAPRAGTAPGSAKWAGGAEDEPSEMQGLLAQLQTLDSNLSDRAPASERLPPLSCTPAAGSPAGERARRGGQCQGQCGPCLLHVAMGQGLQTRPCCAQHSACARPCHGLLFAEADREDLLSLLRYEGGLPETSAETPLARSSVLAGTDLELLRAQEELAPVEKAVGLRGPENSAGGPSGGWGCGERLCEGHSTCESNGEGSSEPAWVALPPAAAPAAASPALIALQNRESCSSCVAFKEVPGPCDPEELLDGVIFGAKYLGSTQLLSERNPPTSVRMAQAQEAVDRIKAPEGESQPMTEVDLFVSTQRIKVLTADTQEALMDHSLQTISYIADIGSLVVLMARRKLPRRSEGVEEKRLYKLLCHVFHSADAQVIAQAIGQAFGVAYQHFLEANSIDPRELSPRQYSCALEDQEQYNAELTHFCQQENCKDVCIQKQKGEILGIAIVESGWGSILPTVVIANLMHRGPAERSGELSIGDRLVSVNGTSLVGLPLSTCQSIIRELKHQTEVVLNIVHCPPVTTAVIRRPDSKYQLGFCVENGVICSLMRGGIAERGGIRVGHRIIEINGQSVVATPHEKIIQILTQAVSEVHIKTMPASTYRLLTGQEQPLFL, from the exons ATGGAGAGCAGCATGGATTTCCAGGCGACTGCGCCCTCCGCCTCGGACTGCGGCAGCGACGAGGCCCCGGAGCCGCCGGCGATGGACACGGAGGAGGAGCCGGCGCTGCGGCCCGGCGCCCCCGAGCCCCATGTGGGTGGTGGGCAGCCGGAGGGGCCCCGTTTCAGCATCCTGCTCACCGGCTGCGGCTCCAGGCAGGATCTGTCCGTCTCCGAGGGTCAGCGGATGGGCCCGGGGCCCATCTCGGGCCCCGCTTCAGCCTCTGACCTCAAAGGATCGGGAGGTGGAGAAGAACAAACTGAGCGTTGCCGGGACTcggggagagagatggaagcgCAGGCAGTGGCCCCGGGGCCGCAGGGCGCTGCGGGCTGGAAAGCCAGCGGCAGGAGCACGGCTCAGGATGCAGGACCCCCCCGCACGCCCAGCGCTGCTGAGCTGGCGGGCATGGAGCTGGACGAGGCTCCCCGGGCCGGCACTGCCCCCGGCAGCGCTAAGTGGGCAGGCGGCGCAGAGGACGAACCCTCGGAGATGCAGGGCCTGCTGGCGCAGCTCCAGACCCTCGACTCCAACCTCTCCGACCGCGCTCCCGCCTCGGAGCGGCTCCCTCCGCTCTCCTGCACTCCTGCCGCAGGCTCTCCGGCGGGCGAGCGGGCCCGGCGCggggggcagtgccagggccagtgcgggccctgcctgctgcatgtGGCCATGGGCCAGGGCCTGCAGACGCGGCCCTGCTGCGCGCAGCACTCGGCCTGTGCCCGCCCCTGCCACGGGCTGCTCTTTGCCGAGGCTGACCgggaggacctgctgagcctccTGCGCTATGAGGGAGGACTGCCTGAGACCAGTGCTGAGACGCCTTTGGCCCGTTCCAGTGTCCTGGCCGGGACCGATCTAGAGCTGCTGCGGGCTCAGGAGGAGCTGGCCCCCGTGGAGAAGGCTGTCGGGCTGCGTGGGCCAGAGAACTCAGCGGgaggaccttctggtggctggGGGTGCGGAGAGAGGCTCTGCGAGGGCCACTCCACCTGCGAGAGCAATGGGGAAGGTTCCTCGGAGCCAGCCTGGGtggccctgcctcctgcagcagccccag ctgcagcctcacctgcTCTCATTGCTTTGCAGAACAGGGAATCCTGCTCTTCCTGCGTGGCCTTTAAAGAAG TTCCAGGCCCTTGCgacccagaggagctgctggatggTGTCATTTTTGGGGCAAAGTACCTGGGCTCCACGCAGCTGCTGTCAGAGAGGAACCCCCCGACCAGCGTCCGCATGGCACAGGCCCAGGAGGCGGTGGACAGGATCAAG GCACCGGAGGGAGAGTCGCAGCCCATGACGGAGGTGGATCTGTTTGTCTCCACGCAGAGAATCAAGGTGCTCACAGCTGACACACAG GAGGCCTTGATGGATCACTCCCTCCAGACCATCTCCTACATCGCCGACATCGGCTCTCTCGTGGTGCTTATGGCGCGGCGGAAGCTGCCTCGGCGCTcggagggggtggaggagaagcgACTCTACAAGCTGCTCTGCCATGTCTTCCACTCTGCTGAT GCCCAGGTTATTGCCCAGGCTATTGGGCAGGCATTTGGTGTGGCCTACCAGCACTTCCTGGAGGCCAACAGCATCGACCCTAGAGAGCTGAGCCCGCGCCAGTACAGCTGTGCCCTCGAAGACCAGGAGCAGTACAACGCAGAGCTGACCCACTTCTGCCAGCAGGAGAACTGCAAGGAT GTCTGCATTCAGAAGCAGAAAGGAGAGATCCTGGGTATTGCCATTGTGGAGTCGGGCTGGGGCTCCATCCTGCCCACCGTGGTCATTGCCAACCTAATGCACAGGGGCCCTGCGGAGAGGTCTGGCGAGCTGAGCATCGGAGACCGCCTTGTGTCCGTCAACGGGACCAGCCTGGTGgggctgcccctcagcacctgccAGAGCATCATCCGG GAGCTGAAGCACCAgacagaggtggtgctgaacaTTGTGCACTGTCCCCCTGTCACCACGGCTGTCATCCGGCGCCCTGACTCCAAGTACCAGCTGGGCTTCTGTGTGGAGAATGGCGTG ATCTGCAGCCTGATGCGTGGGGGCATCGCCGAGAGAGGTGGCATCCGTGTGGGGCACCGCATCATCGAGATCAACGGGCAGAGTGTGGTGGCCACGCCACACGagaagatcatccagatccTGACGCAGGCAGTCAGCGAG GTGCACATCAAGACCATGCCAGCCTCCACGTACCGCCTGCTGacggggcaggagcagcctctctTCCTCTGA